Proteins from a single region of Streptococcus mitis:
- the vncR gene encoding response regulator transcription factor VncR: MKILIVEDEEMIREGVSDYLTDCGYETIEAADGQEALEKFSSYEVALVLLDIQMPKLNGLEVLAEIRKTSQVPVLMLTAFQDEEYKLSAFASLADGYLEKPFSLSLLKVRVDAIFKRYYDTGRIFSYKDAKVDFESYSASLAGEEVAINAKELEILDYLVKNEGRALTRSQIIDAVWKATDEVPFDRVIDVYIKELRKKLDLDCILTVRNVGYKLERK; this comes from the coding sequence ATGAAAATTTTAATTGTAGAAGATGAAGAGATGATCCGTGAGGGGGTCAGTGACTATTTGACGGATTGCGGTTATGAAACCATTGAGGCAGCAGATGGGCAAGAAGCCTTAGAAAAATTTTCTAGCTATGAAGTAGCCTTGGTTTTACTGGATATCCAGATGCCCAAGCTCAATGGCCTAGAAGTCCTAGCTGAGATTCGTAAAACCAGCCAGGTCCCTGTCTTGATGTTGACAGCCTTTCAGGATGAGGAATACAAGTTGAGTGCCTTTGCTTCGCTAGCAGATGGCTATCTGGAAAAACCTTTTTCTCTGTCCCTCTTAAAAGTAAGGGTGGACGCGATTTTCAAGAGATACTACGATACGGGACGAATCTTCTCCTATAAGGATGCCAAGGTGGACTTTGAAAGCTACAGTGCAAGCCTAGCAGGTGAGGAAGTAGCCATTAATGCCAAAGAGTTGGAAATTCTGGACTATCTGGTGAAAAATGAAGGCCGGGCCTTGACTCGTTCTCAGATTATCGATGCCGTCTGGAAAGCGACAGATGAGGTTCCCTTTGACCGTGTCATTGATGTCTATATCAAGGAACTGCGGAAAAAGTTAGACTTGGATTGCATCCTCACTGTGCGCAATGTTGGTTATAAATTGGAGCGAAAATGA
- the vex3 gene encoding ABC transporter permease subunit Vex3, which produces MLHNAFAYVTRKFFKSIVIFLIILLMASLSLVGLSIKGATAKASQETFKNITNSFSMQINRRVNQGTPRGAGNIKGEDIKKITENKAIESYVKRINAIGDLTGYELIETPDTKKNLTPDRAKHFGSSLMITGVNDSSKEDKFVSGSYKLVEGEHLNNDDKDKILLHKDLAAKHGWKVGDKVKLDSNIYDADNEKGAKETVEVTIKGLFDGHNKSAVTYSQELYENTAITDIHTAAKLYGYTEDTAIYGDATFFVTADKNLDDVMKELNGISGINWKSYTLVKSSSNYPALEQSISGMYKMANLLFWGSLSFSVLLLALLLSLWINARRKEVGILLSIGLKQASILGQFITESILIAIPALVSAYFLANYTARAIGNTVLANVTSGVAKQASKAAQASNLGGGAEVDGFSKTLSSLDISIQTSDFIIVFVLALVLVVLVMALASSNLLRKQPKELLLDSE; this is translated from the coding sequence ATGTTACACAACGCATTTGCCTATGTTACAAGGAAGTTTTTCAAATCGATTGTTATCTTCCTGATTATTCTCCTCATGGCGAGCTTGAGTTTGGTCGGCTTGTCGATCAAGGGAGCTACTGCCAAGGCTTCTCAGGAGACCTTTAAAAATATCACTAACAGCTTCTCCATGCAAATCAATCGTCGCGTCAATCAAGGAACGCCACGTGGTGCTGGGAATATTAAAGGTGAAGATATCAAAAAAATCACCGAAAACAAGGCCATTGAGTCTTATGTGAAACGCATCAACGCTATCGGAGATTTGACTGGCTATGAACTCATCGAAACACCAGATACCAAGAAAAATCTGACACCTGACCGTGCTAAACATTTTGGAAGTAGCTTGATGATTACAGGTGTCAATGACTCCTCTAAAGAAGACAAGTTTGTCTCTGGTTCTTATAAGTTGGTCGAAGGTGAGCACTTAAACAACGACGACAAGGACAAGATCCTCCTGCACAAGGACTTGGCAGCCAAACACGGCTGGAAAGTAGGGGACAAGGTCAAACTAGACTCTAATATCTACGATGCAGACAATGAAAAAGGTGCCAAGGAAACAGTCGAAGTGACAATCAAGGGACTCTTTGATGGTCATAATAAGTCAGCAGTAACCTACTCACAAGAACTCTATGAAAATACAGCTATCACAGACATTCACACTGCTGCAAAACTTTATGGATACACAGAAGACACAGCTATTTATGGGGATGCAACCTTCTTTGTAACAGCGGACAAGAACTTGGATGATGTTATGAAAGAGTTGAATGGCATCAGTGGTATCAACTGGAAGAGCTATACACTTGTTAAGAGCTCCTCTAACTACCCAGCTCTTGAGCAATCCATCTCTGGTATGTACAAGATGGCCAACCTCCTCTTCTGGGGTAGCTTAAGCTTCTCAGTCCTTCTCCTTGCCCTCTTGCTCAGCCTTTGGATCAATGCCCGTCGCAAGGAGGTGGGAATCCTCCTCTCTATTGGTCTCAAGCAGGCAAGTATCTTGGGTCAATTTATCACCGAATCCATCTTGATTGCCATCCCTGCTCTTGTTTCTGCTTATTTCTTAGCTAACTACACAGCGCGTGCAATCGGAAATACTGTTCTTGCCAATGTTACTTCAGGTGTTGCCAAGCAAGCCAGCAAGGCTGCTCAAGCCTCTAACCTTGGTGGTGGTGCAGAAGTAGATGGCTTTAGCAAGACTTTGTCGAGCCTAGACATTTCTATTCAGACATCAGATTTTATCATCGTCTTTGTCCTTGCCTTGGTTCTAGTAGTTCTCGTTATGGCACTTGCTTCAAGCAATCTCCTTAGAAAACAACCAAAAGAACTCTTGCTGGATAGCGAATAA
- the vex2 gene encoding ABC transporter ATP-binding subunit Vex2, protein MTLLQLQDVTYRYKNTAEAVLYQINYNFEPGKFYSIIGESGAGKSTLLSLLAGLDSPVEGSILFQGEDIRKKGYSYHRMHHISLVFQNYNLIDYLSPLENIRLVNKKASKDTLLELGLDESQIKRNVLQLSGGQQQRVAIARSLVSEAPVILADEPTGNLDPKTAGDIVELLKSLAQKTGKCVIVVTHSKEVAQASDITLELKNKKLTETRNTTK, encoded by the coding sequence ATGACTTTATTACAATTACAAGATGTTACCTACCGTTATAAGAACACTGCTGAAGCAGTCCTATATCAGATCAATTATAATTTTGAACCCGGAAAATTTTACAGTATCATTGGTGAGTCAGGAGCGGGGAAATCCACTCTCTTGTCTCTACTAGCTGGTCTAGATAGTCCTGTTGAAGGTTCTATTCTTTTCCAAGGAGAGGACATTCGTAAGAAGGGCTATTCTTACCATCGCATGCACCATATTTCTCTGGTCTTTCAAAATTATAACTTGATAGATTATCTTTCTCCACTGGAAAATATCCGCTTGGTCAATAAAAAGGCAAGCAAGGATACACTGCTTGAGCTTGGTTTGGATGAAAGTCAGATCAAGCGGAATGTTCTCCAGTTATCAGGTGGTCAACAGCAACGTGTTGCCATTGCTCGTAGTTTGGTCTCAGAAGCTCCAGTTATTCTAGCGGATGAGCCAACGGGAAATCTGGACCCTAAAACTGCTGGAGATATTGTCGAACTGCTCAAATCACTTGCCCAGAAAACAGGTAAATGTGTCATCGTCGTAACTCACAGCAAAGAAGTGGCACAAGCGTCAGATATTACACTTGAGTTGAAGAATAAGAAATTGACTGAAACTCGCAATACGACGAAATAA